DNA sequence from the Bombus huntii isolate Logan2020A chromosome 7, iyBomHunt1.1, whole genome shotgun sequence genome:
TCTGACGATAAACCAAACATAGATCAGCAAGGTGAATCAAATGAGGCAAATTACTCCAACGAAAACGCTGATAGTAAACCCATTAAGTCGACTAGTACAACTATATTGGCTCCTAGTTCAAATGGTAATCATTCATCCGAGGAGACAAACATTATGCCCAAGGAAGAAAAATCTGTGGAAGATACTAGTGAAAAGACAGTGGAAGCATTTAATAAAGAAACTAGTGTTGAAAACACTCAAAGAGATTCAAGCAGTGACGAGGAAGaagataaaaaggaaaaagttcGTGAGCTAAATTCATCATCCGAATCAAATGATGAAATTCATACTAAAAGTAATAGAACTGGTGGCAGGATACAAAGTGCCAGTCGCAGAAAACATCGAACTAAATATCGAGATTCATCTAATTCTGATACACCAGATTCTGAGGATGAACCTTCTATTAAAAGAGATCTTGAAATTGATGTATGTATgcaagaagagaaaataagtACAGAGGATTCCCACGAACAGAAAGATCATACTGAGTCACCAAAAGCaaggaataattttttattaaataacatggaaatggaaacagaACATTGTGAAGCAAATAAACAAAAGTTAGACAATCTAGTTGATAAATCAGAATATACTGCATCAGTAACAACTCAGTTGGTGACTTACAAACCCGTgaaagtaaatttaaaaagatcATTGTAAGTATAAATTAGCGAGTCGTCCAAATTCTTATCATTAATATCTTGCTATatcgttttataaattttgtttcagTTCTTCGAGAATGTTAACAGAAAAGAATGAtgttaaaaaagaagatacTGATGCAAATGCAAATAATGAAGCAAGTGCTCCAAATAAGGTTCATTGTTATACTTTCtttctaaataaatgaatCATTTATCAAATAATTGTAATGTAGCTTAGTCATAACCagtatatatcaaatatttatgGTATTATAATAGTTATTATATAAGATCATTAAATATCACAATTATATGTTTTTTATAGGAAAATCACGACAACACCGAACCAGATTCCAAATGTGTTCCGAGAAAGCGTCGATGGGGTACTGCATTATCTACTGACACCGCACCTTCGTTTTCAATTTCTACGGATTCACTTAAagtaatatttctatttttaacgtctaacattttgtaaattttagaAAGAAATATCTATGATGTTTTATGAtcttagaaataaataaaaagaatacaattaaatgtaaatatttgcatatgtaatattaatatcatagtataaatattaatattaatgtcaTACATTATACTTGTAAAGTTTTCTAAATTTGTGTGTACTCATACACATTTGTATTTGTGTAATAGGCGTTGGTGCCAGGAGCAAGACCATTGTCGATAAATGAGGTTCGTCTTTCAAAAGATGACGATGAAGACAGAGATCGTTATCGAGTTAGCGAAAAGTGGCACAATTCTAATGACGGAATAAACGATAATAAGTCCGGTGACGAAAACATCATGCAAAAGAATGGTGCAACAAAAAAGGGAGACCCAAAGATAGATAATCATATAGGTATGTGAACACTTTCAAAGGGTCTTATGTgagttattttaatttctataaacATGGTATCAtttatatcaaaataaaaaaaataagtgaatattTCCTAAAATCACACCATTTAAATGTATGAGATTTAAAAtaactatttaaaaaaatatttaatatattgatttaaatgcagtaaggaatatattaaaaaatattcttgatCCTTAACTATCactattataaaaattaatctaatatatatatatatatttgtttgttaaaatttttttgtttGAAGATATTTGGATAGagattttaaaatttgttgtaCTAATGAAATAGAAGTTTACTTCTCTGAGAAACAATAGGTTTGTAATTAAGAGCTATATTTGTAATTGGAGGTATAATTGTAAGGATATGTTTGTGAACGATCaatcttttttgtttttttttttccttttttttgaGTAGAATGTGacgaatatgaaatattttatgtatttattagtTAAATTGTGGTTTGTAGCAGCAAGGCGTAAGATATCGATCGTTAAAGAAGTGCCACATGTCAAATCTCCAAGTCCACCTGCTACGAAGCCCACAAATATCCTTCTGATCAAAAACTTGGTTCGTCCGTTTACTTTGAATCAAATTAAAGAACTTCTGTCGCGTACTGGCACAATTGTCGAAAATGGATTTTGGATGGATCGAATTAAATCCAAGTGTTTTGTAGAGGTAtgtcaaaataatttttaaaaatgctCATTTAATTTTGATATGTATCAGTCCTCTGATTTATGCAAAGTGTTTGTTCCATGTACGTCTTTTTTACGTAAATCATgcgtaattaatttaatcatAAAGATCTCGTAAATGAAGGCTGCAAATGTGAAAAGAATACTATAGAGAAAAGTCAATAtaagttataaaaatatttattccacATAGATGGAAAAAGGGAagttataaaattctatataaaacaaaataaatattattcgcTGTAGCTGCTGATATCATactttaaaataaacaactttttctttttaattaacttaAAGTTATTATCTTCATCTCTTGAGTTATTTTCTGCTTCAGTTCCATTATTAATGTTTCGATCCTTTGGCATCCGAGTTTTGAAAATCTCTAGATCAGCACTCATTCTTTTCCTTTGTTGTCAACacagtaaatttaataaagattatagaagaatatattttctacgtaAATTGACGGACGGGTGCAATActgtaatattattttgaattaCTAGAAGATATATTCTACATATTATACTAAgatagtaaaaaataaataatattaaattaaaaatgattagTAATGTAAAGATTGTTTTTTATATTGTGTAATATCTGTtgtcttttaaatatttttatataagtaacgaatataatagaaaaagacaaacgaaaaattattaatatattaatataaaaacgttcattatttgatatttggagattcattttcttttatcaataTTAAAATGCTGTCATATAAACATATAGAGTTTATAATGACAATAATCTTTAATAAAGgcttttgtatatattttattgcattgatttgttatttcatatcgcaatattattaaatttatttatttatattatttacattatgtTAAGGTATCTTCTTCTTATgttctttctattttcttcttttctttttattgttctttttatatttcaatattgatAACTTTTGAATTTATTGTAAACACAGTGTCGTAGATGATAGTATTAATTGAATTGTTTTAGTATGCTAACGAAGACCAGGCATTTGAGACGAGGCAAGCATTACATGGTATATCCTGGCCAGTTTCAAACCCAAAGAGGCTTCATGTTGAATATGCAACCAAAGATGACATGGAATTAGCACGCGAATTGTCAAAGGATCAGTCCATCCCAAGAAAAACTGAACCTCTCGTACCGTCTGATTCATGGCAGCAGGATTGGAATCGCGAAGAAAGAACGAATACAAAGGTATATcaattttatcatattttacaATTCGTACACAGAAAGAGCTTTAAggaaaagtataaaatgtgataaataatgataaagaatgtgtattataaaatttactattatttgtAACTATgttcactttcttttataaaataaaatttagattaaaaagtaaaaagtataaacaaatattttgaatttgaTAATATAATCGTCTACttgaattttatattgaaatgtAATTATCAATCCAAAGAATTGATCAAAATCATTATCACTGATTTTACGAAAGTTTCTTTTCATTAACCTTTGGAAATACTATctctttaaatatattctaacatatatttaaaaataaattatatttgattgATCAATTGCTATGGTGAAatagaaatacatatattaatttctcttATGGGATCCTGATGtatttgaatgaaaattgaaatttcaactTATAACTTATAATTATTAACCTAATTGAAGATTAGTGAAATCttaattatatattgttttaGAGCAGAATTATGACAATGTTTATAATATCTGAGATAGTTCAGAACACCAGAATAGCATTTAAGGgctaaataaaaatgaatagattatgaattattaaataaaagattGCAGTTATGCGATAACTAAAGAAGAGTTTTGTAAACAATAGGTGATGGTAGTTCGAGAATGGGATCTTGGTAAAGAAGATGGACAACAgcatataaaagaaaaagaacgtgaaaagaaagaacatgATAAAAAAAGACGACAGAGGAGTCGGAGTCCAGCAGTGGAAGCACACCTTCCAGCTCCAGCtcgtaaatttaaaaagaaagaggatGAGCCACCACCGGCTAAGCTTCTAGATGATCTCTTTAGAAAAACGAAAGCAACGCCATGCATATACTGGTTACCACTCACAAATGAACAGGTACATTATAGATAAAGTACAATCTAAGtacttatattttataacaaaacTAAATActacatttataaatatgatacTTATAAAGTAGAAAAACAAAtgatgattttttaaattgtattcatttatataaagtaatttaatacaatatttaaaatatacggAATGAAGTTCTCATTCTAGTATCTAACCTCGATTTAGCCTCATTTCTTCATAAAACTATGAATTTGCATGTGTGATCTAATTATTACTACTCATAGGGATAATCATAGATATGTTTTAATTACAGATAGTcgtaaaagaagaaatgagAAGGCAACACATGGCAGAACATGCACGCAGATTAGAAGAGATGAGACGCGCTGAAAGAAACAACAGGGACGGTCGTCGCCGTCGCAGCCCAAGAAAATAGTTCTCTGATCGACCACTTTCTATAAACGTACCTTTCCCTCTCTGATGCAAAAGTTCCAATTTTGATCAGTTATATTTTTAAGATGTTATAGATCACGAAAAGACGAacgaatttttcctttttacatTAGAGAGAGACTTGCCGAAGAtgctttttaaattttcctttatcaATTGTTCCACAATTAGCAGCCCGTTTTTATGATTAATGATTTAACAATGTCATGTTAGAATTTGTGTTTTTTGTTCTTCCacacttttttctttttttttttaaatttagaaaacTTCTGTTTCACGTGAGAACGTAATTTGTATTATTCCTTTTCTCTTGTTCTGATACCAATCTCGCGTATTTATTTCTCTGTTTGATTTCAATTTGTTCAATcgttaattttcattcattGGTCAGAAACTGTACAAATTTGTTGCATGATCAAGAAACGTCCCGATCTCCGATCCATTCTCCCCGAAATTTCAGCATTAAACCATACTTCTTACAGGTCGACATTAACTATCCAACAGAGCGCTGTAACTGTAGAACGAACGGTAGTGTTTGCATCGTCTAGGAGTGATACATCACGTTCTACGATACGTCGTAGTGCGATATCGCAAAACGTGCCCTGGGGAATCGAAGGataatcaaacgaaaaaaCTATCTACATAGAGAAAAAACGCTCGGAACGAATTTAGCATTCGTGATCGTTGAAAAACGCTATTTGTTTTCTtacgagaaaataaaaaacgaaacgaaacaaaaaaaattaatgCTGAGGCGAGATGCTGAAAGCAGCAGCGAACAAAAAAGTCCAAAATAAGGATGCTGAGAGACTGTGATTCATTAATATGAAGTCGTCCTAAAGCGTCAATGGGAGTGTTTTTCTCTCCTCTGAATCTATCTCTCTTTTCGTCTCTGTCGGTAGAATAGCCTGACTTCCTTGAATTTTGACATGTACTGCCACATAGATAGTGGTAGTAAAATGTAAAGTTTTGGTGTTTCTCGTTTTCGCGCAATGAATTTGCACAGCCAGAAACACGTTTGTATATAAAGCATAATTCAATACGCCGTGATATGACAtgtaaaattatgaataaatgtAAAACATTGTAGGTTATATACGAAAAGTATATCTACCGCTTACTTTGTacaatgtcataccatatttaGAAGATTTGTTATTCACCCTTGAAATAAGATCGAAAGATTTACGAAGaagaagcgaaagaaaaaaaaaatacatacattttAGAACGAAAAATGAATTGttcgttatatttatttcatcgttataatatatattttttgtctGATTCGAACAAAAAATGTAATTGAAAAGGAAACCAACGAGgaaaaacaatattattaataaaaaataactcGAACATGGCGATAAATGTTTGAAATGTTTGCAACAGGGAAAACAAATGTTTACGTAAACTTATTCgatctttatttatattaaaatcgtTAACGCTAACGTTGTAATTGCTTCAATTTACAAAAATCGTGAATTACAGAATGTGCATGTCAgctattaattaaaatatttcacaatCACAAATACTATGAAtagaaagaataaaagaaaactgAAATTTCAAGTTTGGTGTGTAACTTAACTACTAATTTATACACTGTATATCTTTCCTCCAATTAAACTAATTTTAATGACGTGTTGCgtccaaaaatatttttttacacatTAAGGAAAAGAACGTAGTTATGCAATAATGTATATTCTTAAATATCcttattctttttaaattatcatgTGAAAAAAATCAGAAATTGAAACAATTATGAGAAACTAACATTATATTTGTCTTGATTatgatttgaaattaattcttagatctctttctaaatttttttataaaattgtggatggaaatttaatatgtagttatttataattttaaaagtatttattatCATAAATGTCTCTTCTGAATCAGCTTTCCAAGAACCAAAAGAAGGaaactttctttttatatatattttgttccttttttatataatatttgaattatcTAAACCGGAACAACATTATAATAAAGAACTATAATCAAAATGTTTGATAGAATAGTTATATGAATTCGGCTAGAATCGATATTTTCACTAAATTTGGCTTTCTATAATTGttctttgaaatttgaaattatttcgaGGACATGAATCGATTATATGACAGTTTCTAACGCCTGAAAAGAATATCTTTTTTAGAgcctataaataatattttgcctaaaattttgtatttcacaatatacttaaaattttaacgaaattcATCCTTTGTGGTCGTATTTATACGTGTGTATGTATTACAAGTAAATTAActtaatatacatacatatttctttctttgctTATATCGCAAAAAGATTAAATTACTTTTACGCAAccatttataaattttataatatattcaacTTAAAGAGTTAAGCTGTGTAATACAGAATGCAAAGGACTCGATCTTACAAACATGATAAAAAATGTGTGTACATATTACAATTCAAATTTATAGTCCAGAGAATTCGAGAGACTACTTGACGATTACAAGACAAAAgtcttttcttatttacattGTTGATTAATATCTTTAGTTTATCAGCTTATTATTGTAAACAAATGTATCTAATAATTATACATTACATCTGGATTGCACAATTCATTTGTAAAATGTATACACGTATCTTTATAGCTTTGATACACTTATCTCGTTATCAAAAGAATGCATACTGACAAGTACGCTAAAGACTCTATAACGGTTCATTCTGAGATAGCGAGTagtaaatagaaattaaaataagattTGTCGTTGCTTTGGTATCGTCTCACGAAGGCGATATTGAATATAATAGATATGTATCTTAAATGCAATTAAATCTTGAATAAAACATAGAGTTAAAGTGCAATCCTTTACAAACAATTATAGAGTCTTTACTGCAGTTAACAATAAACACATCAATGTTATGCTGATAAATTTCGAACATTTTGTCTCCTGGTTTTCAGGTAGCAGATCAAATTAATGACCTGATTTGTAACCCTTTTTATGCGCATGTTTCAAGAAGCaagaaaatgtataaaaacaattttgGCAAATAATACTTCTTTGGAAATCTTGCAAAATAAAACAAACGCTTCTTATGACTATTATCATTATCAAACAGTATTTTTTGTActaatttgtaatattattgttatactttatttattattaataacataaataataagtaatatctgaaatatttaattgcatgaaatatctataattgagacaataaataaattgaaactaGAACACTTGCACATAAAAAGGAGTTGATGCTAACACTTGCGCATAAAAAGGACTTGATGCTTGTACGTTAACACCGTCTTTTTCGAAACTGATATCAATTATCATTCATTTCTATGACTATTTTATTCGTACCACATTCAGTTTATTTCGATAAGTATCATTTGATACATTAGTCGACTTTTACGACACTGTAGATCTTTCGCACGAACCAGAAACAGGCAAAGAAGCCAATTGATCCTatttaatacataaaatacgcaataattttttatttaaaaatattaacattttattattgtagaagaaataaatattttacctGTTAAAACGAAGAATAAGTAAACCATAATACAAGTATAACCAAAGTAAAGGAACGTAGATGTAGCATCTTCTATTTCCAACTTAGTCATGAAAAAATGTAtgcaatatattaataaatagaaCGCAGTAAATCCAGATGTTAGGAAACTACGCCACCACCAATGATAATCCTAAAACAAAAAAGATGATTCGAATATATGTATCTTgagaaatgttttatttattttattaataaaaggCCATTCATTTACTTCCGCACAAAGATGGAAATAGCAAAGTAAAATCGTCGTTTCTGAACATGTAATTACGAGTATAACAAATACCAAAAAGAGAAATCCAAACATGTAATACACCTGACTTGACCTGAAACAGATtaattaaagtttaaatattttgtatattaaaaaataaaaactttcctatttataaatacaatattagaCTTAGTAGTAAGTGGAAGtaattagaataaataaagCTGATCAGTGGAATTAATGATGCTTATAACTTATATTATCTATGTTATTAAAGCTACTAGGTTTTTAAAATGTGATATTTACCATAAAGAATTAAGTATAAAgaataattgtataaatatacatcCGAAAGGTAGAACTCCACCCATTATTACACCAGGTATTGGTTGAGTATAAAAACTTTGTTCTGGTATTTGTCTAGGAATCTGATTGGTTCTAACAGGATGCTCCAAagactaaaataaaattcgttacTAATGAATTTCTTCTTTGAAATCTTATGTTTTGTCAATAGAATTTCTACAGAACAACGCTACTGcttctatatatataaaagaacaTTCTACACTATTTTTGTTGGTAAAAGAAGTCTTTACCCTTTTCCGGAATCCGAAATAAGCACCAATAAATGTTAATGGAAGAGATACTCCAAACCAAAGTGCTAGAAGAGCAATAAGGGTGCTGAATGGTACTGCAGCTGAACTTTCATTTGcccaaaaaattaaattcattataaaGAATAAACTGAATACAAttctgtaaataaaaatacatttttataaaattcgtCTTCATACTcacgatattttaaatataaagtaaatatgtatttacataaattattaaaaggaTCATAGCCAAAGGATGAACTGTTATTAACTTTGATTTTCAGATTGTATAGCTTTATAGACTAGTTGTATTTATCACACACATGtgcatatatatttattaaataaatcatatTACCCAGGACTCAACATAGATGTAAGTACAACGTTCGATTTCCATTTTTCACCACCGAAGCTTTTATATATTCTAGCAGATACGTAACCAGCAGTAGCTCCGAGGCAAACATATAAAACCATGGCACAAGTCATTAAAGCTCCTCTGTTTGCTGGAGATAAAAATCCTAAACACGCAAATGCTGTGGAATGCAAAatgaaactttatattttttctgttTATATATCAAGTAAATACACTTATGCATGTAGATTTAGAAACTTACCAAGTGTTACAAGTGTCATATAAAACACTTGAACACCAGACCCGAGTAAAACTGATAATAACATTCCTTTGCGAGGAGGTCGAAATACATCACCATGAACTAATTTCCAGCCAAATTCTTCATGTGCGTCTTCTCCTGATTCTATCTGGAAGGAAGCCTGCGTTATTGAAACACAGACAAGGGAACATCACAGCTTTATGATATAAAACAAAACCAAACATCGTGTCATACGTTCTTGTTAATTAATGAGATAATACCGTCATTTTAGTAACTTCAAAGAGAATGAGATGATTtgaataatatgtaaataaataaaaatgaaatacatattaaatttatcgattaaaACAGAATGAAACTTTCTAATTCAagtaaaatgaaacaaaagttAACAAATAGCATTTCATTAGTGTACCTGATTGTATCTCGCAATATCTTTGTGTAATGTTCGGAGCAATATCATGGCCACCATTCCAGAAAGGAACAAAACaattattaatgaattaaGAATACTAAACCACTGGATATTTGTATGCGGCATAGATTCTAAGATATAATCCCATCTAGATGACCATTTGATTGTACTGTTTtcctaaaataaaaaatataatcgtattttttgtttaaaaactATACTATCAAGGTATAGATTGCGCTTAATTTGTTATTGTAAATGCTTACAATATACGTCACAGAGTATGTGTAAGTAATATCTAAGTTTTTCCCAACAGAAAGTGGACTGTGTGGTATATCTAATGCTTCTTTGTGCTCACAGTTAACAACAGTACCATGTTTAATACTACGAGGAACCACTTTAACAgctattaaagaaaataaacataaatttcgttaaaaattagCATTGCAAGTTTAACAGCatacaaatgaaatttcagtCCTTACATATTATACGTCCTCCATTTTCCTTAAATGCAGATCCCCATTCTTCTTTAACACCGCTATGATACGTGATCGTAAGGTCTACATGATTATATAGGTAATAACTGTTTTCTCTTTTGTTATATGCATCCTAATAAAGAACAAATTGATTAATTTCACTTAGCGCATATTTTCTGTAAGTTTAAGGAATTTTTTCAATCTACTATTAATGAACTTTTGGTTTTTGATtcagaaataataatactttaaATTTACATTAACAGTACAGTCCTGTTGAGATCTTGAATCTCGCAAGAAGCATCCCATAGGAAATCCAGTACTACAATATTGTCTTTCATTCTCTAACTGATAACACCACGTAACAGGCATATTAtctataagaaaaaaaaagaaaaaaagagaaggaactTATTAACATGGTGATATGAACAATAATAAAGGTTTTCCAGATTCAACTTGTTTTATCACTAAGATATTACCAACTATCCAATGATGCTGATATTTAAATGCCATTCCTTTCCTCAAAAATTCCAATTTCTTTTCTGAATCTTTATTTCCACCTTGATATGATCTTTTACACACAACGTCACAATTAACATTTTTCATGAACTCTAGCtgaaaatttacataatttatatcttttattatacatattcatATTATACATAAGCTAGGGAGCCAACttttttatatcataaaatttttgtaacatttttatgttactcATTTGCATTGATGTTACTACATACAAATTGTATTCAACTCATAGATGCAGAAAGAACAGTTTTCGTATGTAGAAAACATTTAAACTTGTTTTTCTCTAAAGTTGTTACTTTTGAATTATGTCACTATTCTAGCAAATGAACAATATATTAAATCACTGTTCCAAAGAAAAAATGGAAGATAGAAAATAACCATTGTCATAATTTTTCAGGGATTTCCAATAGTCTGACAAAATAATGTTTCCGATGAGAGTtaattacttttcaatttGCTATAAATTGTAACttaaaaaatttccaaacagTTCTTTTTACAATAAAGAATCAAGGtcatattgaatttttaatacgaCACTCTATTTTTAACTTTACAATGTTATAGCTGATGTTAAGATGAATTCAACAATTCCCTATAGCATGACATAATATTTTGTGGACAGATTATGTGCATACAAGCTGTATACAcagtttaaaaaaattttaaataatgtgTACAAGCTTAAGCATGATAGAATGAagattttatgatataaaatataggtCCACATTAATCAATTAAG
Encoded proteins:
- the LOC126868086 gene encoding transmembrane 9 superfamily member 2 isoform X2; this encodes MARIILLWLLFVVCLIHHSSTFYLPGLAPVNYCKAGETSETCKSEIKLYVNRLNTEKYVIPYEYHHFDFCPSDETQSPVENLGQVVFGERIRPSPYKLEFMKNVNCDVVCKRSYQGGNKDSEKKLEFLRKGMAFKYQHHWIVDNMPVTWCYQLENERQYCSTGFPMGCFLRDSRSQQDCTVNDAYNKRENSYYLYNHVDLTITYHSGVKEEWGSAFKENGGRIISVKVVPRSIKHGTVVNCEHKEALDIPHSPLSVGKNLDITYTYSVTYIENSTIKWSSRWDYILESMPHTNIQWFSILNSLIIVLFLSGMVAMILLRTLHKDIARYNQIESGEDAHEEFGWKLVHGDVFRPPRKGMLLSVLLGSGVQVFYMTLVTLAFACLGFLSPANRGALMTCAMVLYVCLGATAGYVSARIYKSFGGEKWKSNVVLTSMLSPGIVFSLFFIMNLIFWANESSAAVPFSTLIALLALWFGVSLPLTFIGAYFGFRKRSLEHPVRTNQIPRQIPEQSFYTQPIPGVIMGGVLPFGCIFIQLFFILNSLWSSQVYYMFGFLFLVFVILVITCSETTILLCYFHLCAEDYHWWWRSFLTSGFTAFYLLIYCIHFFMTKLEIEDATSTFLYFGYTCIMVYLFFVLTGSIGFFACFWFVRKIYSVVKVD
- the LOC126868086 gene encoding transmembrane 9 superfamily member 2 isoform X1 gives rise to the protein MARIILLWLLFVVCLIHHSSTFYLPGLAPVNYCKAGETSETCKSEIKLYVNRLNTEKYVIPYEYHHFDFCPSDETQSPVENLGQVVFGERIRPSPYKLEFMKNVNCDVVCKRSYQGGNKDSEKKLEFLRKGMAFKYQHHWIVDNMPVTWCYQLENERQYCSTGFPMGCFLRDSRSQQDCTVNDAYNKRENSYYLYNHVDLTITYHSGVKEEWGSAFKENGGRIISVKVVPRSIKHGTVVNCEHKEALDIPHSPLSVGKNLDITYTYSVTYIENSTIKWSSRWDYILESMPHTNIQWFSILNSLIIVLFLSGMVAMILLRTLHKDIARYNQASFQIESGEDAHEEFGWKLVHGDVFRPPRKGMLLSVLLGSGVQVFYMTLVTLAFACLGFLSPANRGALMTCAMVLYVCLGATAGYVSARIYKSFGGEKWKSNVVLTSMLSPGIVFSLFFIMNLIFWANESSAAVPFSTLIALLALWFGVSLPLTFIGAYFGFRKRSLEHPVRTNQIPRQIPEQSFYTQPIPGVIMGGVLPFGCIFIQLFFILNSLWSSQVYYMFGFLFLVFVILVITCSETTILLCYFHLCAEDYHWWWRSFLTSGFTAFYLLIYCIHFFMTKLEIEDATSTFLYFGYTCIMVYLFFVLTGSIGFFACFWFVRKIYSVVKVD